In the Scomber japonicus isolate fScoJap1 chromosome 18, fScoJap1.pri, whole genome shotgun sequence genome, one interval contains:
- the sox10 gene encoding transcription factor SOX-10 isoform X1 has translation MSREEQSLSEVELSPGVSDDSRSLSPGHSSGVPGGGDSPLHGQQHLAGLDDAAAGSSLKSEDEEDRFPAGIREAVSQVLNCYDWTLVPMPVRVTGGNKSKPHVKRPMNAFMVWAQAARRKLADQHPHLHNAELSKTLGKLWRLLNESDKRPFIEEAERLRKQHKKDYPDYKYQPRRRKNGKHGSGSGSEADGHSEGEVSQGQSLYKGLHLDVALSGGGRSPLADGHHPHAAGQSHSPPTPPTTPKTEPQSGKAGDGKREGAGNGGSRGTMGAEGSSGAPGSGKPHIDFGNVDIGEMSHEVMANMEPFDVNEFDQYLPPNGHPGVGPGIGAGVAATASPASPYTYGISSALAAASGHSAAWLSKQQQSQQHHGSPLGSDPSKAPIKSEAGGAGSHFAEAASAGSHVTYTPLSLPHYSSAFPSLATRAQFAEYADHQASGSYYAHSSQASGLYSAFSYMGPSQRPLYTAITDPTSVPQSHSPTHWEQPVYTTLSRP, from the exons ATGtccagagaggagcagagcttATCGGAGGTTGAGCTCAGTCCCGGGGTGTCGGACGACAGCCGCTCCCTATCACCGGGTCACTCCTCTGGTGTGCCCGGCGGGGGGGATTCACCTCTCCACGGGCAGCAGCATTTAGCGGGTTTGGACGATGCAGCGGCCGGTTCCTCACTTAAATCAGAAGATGAGGAAGACCGCTTCCCCGCAGGGATCCGTGAGGCGGTGAGTCAAGTGCTCAACTGCTACGATTGGACCCTTGTGCCCATGCCAGTGCGCGTGACCGGCGGAAACAAGTCCAAACCGCACGTGAAGAGGCCCATGAACGCCTTCATGGTGTGGGCCCAGGCGGCGAGGAGGAAACTGGCCGATCAACACCCGCACCTGCACAACGCGGAGCTCAGCAAGACGCTGGGGAAGCTCTGGAG GCTTCTTAATGAGAGCGACAAGCGACCCTTCATcgaggaggcagagaggctgaGGAAGCAACATAAGAAGGACTATCCTGACTACAAATACCAGCCACGACGCCGCAAGAACGGAAAGCATGGTTCTGGGTCAGGAAGTGAAGCCGATGGCCATTCGGAGGGTGAGGTCAGCCAAGGCCAATCCCTCTACAAGGGTCTCCACCTGGATGTGGCCCTCAGCGGTGGGGGCAGGTCCCCTCTGGCAGATGGGCACCACCCTCATGCTGCAG GTCAGAGCCACAGTCCTCCCACTCCTCCAACCACTCCCAAGACTGAGCCTCAGTCTGGGAAGGCaggagatggaaagagggagggggctGGGAACGGGGGTTCCCGTGGCACAATGGGAGCAGAGGGGAGTTCAGGTGCTCCAGGATCTGGGAAACCTCACATTGACTTTGGTAATGTGGACATTGGTGAGATGAGCCACGAGGTGATGGCCAACATGGAGCCTTTTGATGTCAACGAGTTTGACCAGTACCTTCCTCCCAATGGGCATCCGGGGGTCGGGCCGGGTATTGGGGCAGGAGTAGCTGCAACAGCTTCTCCAGCCTCTCCATACACCTACGGCATCTCCTCAGCTCTGGCGGCGGCCAGTGGACATTCAGCAGCCTGGCTCTCCAAGCAGCAGCAGTCGCAGCAACATCACGGGTCCCCTCTGGGCTCGGACCCTTCCAAGGCCCCAATCAAGAGCGAGGCTGGAGGTGCAGGTAGTCACTTTGCAGAGGCAGCCTCAGCAGGTTCCCATGTCACCTACACCCCCCTCAGTCTTCCTCACTACAGTTCAGCCTTTCCCTCACTGGCTACCAGGGCTCAGTTTGCTGAATATGCTGACCACCAGGCCTCGGGGTCCTACTACGCTCACTCCAGTCAGGCCTCAGGGTTATACTCTGCTTTCTCTTATATGGGGCCCTCGCAGAGACCCCTGTACACTGCCATCACTGACCCAACCAGTGTACCGCAGTCACACAGCCCTACACACTGGGAACAGCCCGTCTACACAACACTGTCGCGGCCATGA
- the sox10 gene encoding transcription factor SOX-10 isoform X2, whose translation MSREEQSLSEVELSPGVSDDSRSLSPGHSSGVPGGGDSPLHGQQHLAGLDDAAAGSSLKSEDEEDRFPAGIREAVSQVLNCYDWTLVPMPVRVTGGNKSKPHVKRPMNAFMVWAQAARRKLADQHPHLHNAELSKTLGKLWRLLNESDKRPFIEEAERLRKQHKKDYPDYKYQPRRRKNGKHGSGSGSEADGHSEGEVSQGQSLYKGLHLDVALSGGGRSPLADGHHPHAAGQSHSPPTPPTTPKTEPQSGKAGDGKREGAGNGGSGKPHIDFGNVDIGEMSHEVMANMEPFDVNEFDQYLPPNGHPGVGPGIGAGVAATASPASPYTYGISSALAAASGHSAAWLSKQQQSQQHHGSPLGSDPSKAPIKSEAGGAGSHFAEAASAGSHVTYTPLSLPHYSSAFPSLATRAQFAEYADHQASGSYYAHSSQASGLYSAFSYMGPSQRPLYTAITDPTSVPQSHSPTHWEQPVYTTLSRP comes from the exons ATGtccagagaggagcagagcttATCGGAGGTTGAGCTCAGTCCCGGGGTGTCGGACGACAGCCGCTCCCTATCACCGGGTCACTCCTCTGGTGTGCCCGGCGGGGGGGATTCACCTCTCCACGGGCAGCAGCATTTAGCGGGTTTGGACGATGCAGCGGCCGGTTCCTCACTTAAATCAGAAGATGAGGAAGACCGCTTCCCCGCAGGGATCCGTGAGGCGGTGAGTCAAGTGCTCAACTGCTACGATTGGACCCTTGTGCCCATGCCAGTGCGCGTGACCGGCGGAAACAAGTCCAAACCGCACGTGAAGAGGCCCATGAACGCCTTCATGGTGTGGGCCCAGGCGGCGAGGAGGAAACTGGCCGATCAACACCCGCACCTGCACAACGCGGAGCTCAGCAAGACGCTGGGGAAGCTCTGGAG GCTTCTTAATGAGAGCGACAAGCGACCCTTCATcgaggaggcagagaggctgaGGAAGCAACATAAGAAGGACTATCCTGACTACAAATACCAGCCACGACGCCGCAAGAACGGAAAGCATGGTTCTGGGTCAGGAAGTGAAGCCGATGGCCATTCGGAGGGTGAGGTCAGCCAAGGCCAATCCCTCTACAAGGGTCTCCACCTGGATGTGGCCCTCAGCGGTGGGGGCAGGTCCCCTCTGGCAGATGGGCACCACCCTCATGCTGCAG GTCAGAGCCACAGTCCTCCCACTCCTCCAACCACTCCCAAGACTGAGCCTCAGTCTGGGAAGGCaggagatggaaagagggagggggctGGGAACGGGG GATCTGGGAAACCTCACATTGACTTTGGTAATGTGGACATTGGTGAGATGAGCCACGAGGTGATGGCCAACATGGAGCCTTTTGATGTCAACGAGTTTGACCAGTACCTTCCTCCCAATGGGCATCCGGGGGTCGGGCCGGGTATTGGGGCAGGAGTAGCTGCAACAGCTTCTCCAGCCTCTCCATACACCTACGGCATCTCCTCAGCTCTGGCGGCGGCCAGTGGACATTCAGCAGCCTGGCTCTCCAAGCAGCAGCAGTCGCAGCAACATCACGGGTCCCCTCTGGGCTCGGACCCTTCCAAGGCCCCAATCAAGAGCGAGGCTGGAGGTGCAGGTAGTCACTTTGCAGAGGCAGCCTCAGCAGGTTCCCATGTCACCTACACCCCCCTCAGTCTTCCTCACTACAGTTCAGCCTTTCCCTCACTGGCTACCAGGGCTCAGTTTGCTGAATATGCTGACCACCAGGCCTCGGGGTCCTACTACGCTCACTCCAGTCAGGCCTCAGGGTTATACTCTGCTTTCTCTTATATGGGGCCCTCGCAGAGACCCCTGTACACTGCCATCACTGACCCAACCAGTGTACCGCAGTCACACAGCCCTACACACTGGGAACAGCCCGTCTACACAACACTGTCGCGGCCATGA